In one Fusarium falciforme chromosome 5, complete sequence genomic region, the following are encoded:
- a CDS encoding 26S protease regulatory subunit 6B has translation MGDAAVENPANQVPPHKRTAHSTIPTIDNFEGVSTDGGDDYANLKKLQRQLEYIQLQEEYIKDEQRSLKRELVRAQEEIKRIQSVPLVIGQFMEAIDQNTGIVQSSTGSNYVVRILSTLDREKLKASSSVALHRHSNALVDILPPEADSSIAMLGADEKPDVTYADVGGLDMQKQEIREAVELPLTHFDLYKQIGIDPPRGVLLYGPPGTGKTMLVKAVANSTTANFIRVVGSEFVQKYLGEGPRMVRDVFRMARENSPAIIFIDEIDAIATKRFDAQTGADREVQRILLELLNQMDGFDQTSNVKVIMATNRADTLDPALLRPGRLDRKIEFPSLRDRRERRLIFSTIAGKMSLAPEVDLDSLIVRNDPLSGAVIAAIMQEAGLRAVRKNRYNIIQSDLEDAYSSQVKGTSDENKFDFYK, from the exons ATGGGTGACGCCGCTGTCGAAAACCCGGCAAACCAGGTCCCGCCTCACAAGAGGACCGCGCACTCGACCATCCCTACCATTGACAACTTTGAGGGCGTATCAACCGACGGCGGAGACGATTATGCGAACCTCAAGAAGCTTCAGAGGCAACTAGA GTATATCCAGTTGCAAGAAGAGTACATCAAGGATGAGCAAAG GAGTTTGAAGCGCGAGCTGGtgcgagctcaagaagagaTCAAGCGAATTCAGAGTGTGCCCCTCGTCATCGGCCAGTTTATGGAGGCTATCGACCAAAA TACTGGTATCGTCCAATCGAGCACCGGCTCCAACTATGTCGTCAGAATCCTCTCCACCCTTGACCGCGAAAAGCTCAAggcttcctcctcggtcGCCCTCCACCGACACTCCAATGCCCTCGTCGACATTCTCCCTCCCGAGGCCGATTCCTCTATTGCCATGCTGGGCGCCGACGAGAAGCCGGATGTGACATATGCCGATGTCGGTGGTCTGGACATGCAGAAGCAGGAGATCCGTGAGGCCGTGGAGCTGCCCTTGACACACTTCGACCTCTACAAGCAGATCGGTATCGACCCTCCCCGAGGTGTGCTGCTGTACGGTCCTCCCGGTACCGGCAAGACCATGCTGGTAAAGGCTGTTGCCAACTCCACTACTGCCAACTTCATCCGCGTCGTGGGCTCCGAGTTTGTCCAGAAGTATCTCGGTGAAGGTCCACGAATGGTCCGTGATGTTTTCCGCATGGCCCGCGAGAACTCAcccgccatcatcttcatcgacgaGATCGATGCCATTGCTACCAAGCGTTTCGACGCCCAGACCGGTGCCGACCGAGAGGTGCAGCGTATCCTGCTCGAACTCCTCAACCAGATGGATGGTTTCGACCAGACCTCCAACGTCAaggtcatcatggccaccaaCCGAGCCGACACCCTCGATCCCGCTCTCCTCCGTCCCGGCCGTCTCGACCGAAAGATCGAATTCCCTTCCCTGCGCGACCGACGTGAGCGCCGTCTCATCTTCAGCACCATCGCCGGCAAGATGAGCCTCGCCCCCGAGGTCGACCTCGACTCCCTCATCGTCCGCAACGATCCCCTCTCCGGTGCCGTCATCGCCGCCATCATGCAGGAGGCCGGTCTGCGCGCCGTCCGCAAGAACCGCTACAACATCATTCAGAGCGATCTCGAGGACGCCTACTCGAGCCAGGTTAAGGGCACCAGCGACGAGAACAAGTTTGACTTTTACAAGTAA
- a CDS encoding UDENN FLCN/SMCR8-type domain-containing protein — MTYILCLAHYCDLHGPTPLMVTEGLPAPCTICCEDGIDTADARPRSSAHATGPTSHSSAALNDALRNLNLSRSASAPASEHDAQAQRAALLRTSSSGAAATPSAIDTPPDSPRPVPPQHPRRDSSFRRTYDETVTKKQGPCENCAMTLPKQQGGSNNIHFANNARGPTLRTRAPAERVFGASGQASPPNSQPSSDTDGERDEGPRARTRTTPSVSSRNTSRSSGSAGTGNSSAADRTPFHVHYVDYTSTHDPVLPDSFSLIRASCLRTLSFETLPRAPATATPVSPLSATSPAFVTTQSAGSAVTGGPIFFGDALAGYTTAYIFRIPDVHARGHKRVYAFLALSTHRERLAMKTFAVVSTAFRDLATWIQQLAEAEAERAAESSPIGSNMYGGGYAPQQSAVESAGGPDRGGSSFLTGGSGFTRRMGGGPGASAPKARGLAEIVGRPDIFFDLHSRFVHLLFEVGVTLSS; from the exons ATGACATACATT CTATGTCTTGCTCACTACTGCGACCTCCATGGCCCGACCCCTCTGATGGTCACTGAGGGCCTACCGGCGCCATGTACCATCTGCTGCGAGGATGGCATAGACACTGCCGATGCCCGACCCCGATCCAGCGCACATGCGACTGGACCCACGTCCCATTCCTCGGCCGCCCTCAACGACGCCTTGAGGaacctcaacctctcccGGAGCGCATCGGCACCGGCCTCTGAACATGATGCCCAGGCGCAGAGAGCCGCGCTGCTGCGAACCTCCAGCTCGGGCGCTGCCGCAACTCCGTCCGCCATCGATACTCCTCCCGATAGCCCGCGGCCGGTTCCGCCCCAACACCCCCGACGCGATTCGAGTTTCCGAAGAACCTATGACGAGACGGTTACGAAGAAGCAAGGTCCTTGCGAAAACTGCGCCATGACCCTGCCCAAGCAACAAGGGGGATCAAACAACATCCATTTCGCCAACAACGCTCGCGGACCGACCCTGCGCACACGCGCTCCAGCGGAACGGGTTTTTGGTGCTAGCGGCCAGGCGTCGCCTCCCAATTCCCAGCCGTCTAGTGATACCGATGGCGAGCGGGATGAGGGTCCCCGGGcgcggacgaggacgactcCCTCTGTCAGTTCGCGGAACACCTCTCGCTCCAGCGGTAGCGCCGGTACGGGCAATTCGTCGGCAGCGGACCGAACTCCTTTCCACGTCCACTATGTCGACTATACCTCGACACACGATCCGGTCCTACCCGACTCCTTCTCCCTCATCCGCGCTTCATGTCTGCGTACTCTGTCGTTTGAAACGTTACCCCGGGCTCCTGCTACGGCCACACCCGTGTCACCCCTATCGGCGACTTCTCCGGCGTTTGTCACGACGCAGAGCGCCGGCTCGGCTGTCACGGGCGGCCCCATCTTTTTCGGTGATGCCCTGGCCGGGTACACGACGGCTTATATCTTCCGGATTCCCGATGTCCACGCGCGCGGCCACAAGCGCGTCTACGCCTTTCTGGCCCTGAGCACTCATAGGGAAAGACTTGCCATGAAGACATTTGCTGTGGTTTCGACGGCGTTCCGCGATCTGGCTACATGGATCCAGCAGCTCGCTGAAGCTGAGGCCGAACGGGCGGCCGAATCCTCGCCAATCGGCAGCAACATGTACGGGGGTGGCTATGCACCTCAGCAATCGGCTGTCGAGTCGGCTGGTGGCCCTGATCGCGGCGGAAGCAGCTTTCTGACAGGCGGCAGCGGGTTCACCCGAAGGATGGGAGGTGGCCCTGGTGCCTCGGCCCCCAAAGCCCGTGGCCTGGCGGAGATTGTCGGACGCCCCGACATCTTCTTTGACTTGCACAGCCGCTTTGTTCACCTCCTATTTGAAGTTGGTGTTACTCTGAGCTCGTAA
- a CDS encoding F-box domain-containing protein, with protein MGDWDTFCSICGAATAEVHVGPKGQPEDDGDVYIENKYDEDIIGNEDMEWFQKASLLGFNPNSRGATKYYVTGAGRYACSGDFDIRSDDGSEADSATEDFDFADLRTWGECDDIKRVFPFHRQCYKLLARVLTGSKNTREINRAVLFKVFGDSVSEERRCYINLDYGDAEEGHDQSWQAVPGYEYTVINPGRRESLVGDIFEVIRHDKFAETPSSLHLGHRVRCDPFQQIPESLLRDILDHLDNESVLNLCRASWGIFDLTRYNRGFWESRIRNYMPYFEELGDTISTRRESLGSQDLRKILLWAEEASKPRVGISGFLMAVANRRRIWGVCEQIARRYHAECPDLDSETSCEMESIAVGNKMHFVGFNDKAVFDTMRSYWIRSWDEYDADRPWTLKTFWNSDWDMTGISVSFGDEEPRMFGKRGTEEGAWETSKEVAPETWLRGFVFHLRPANSLLKWEDASWNNISVKGITIYFYGAFPVTYGDTGDSLMQRPLFAAEDMVIVGVEGQLAKQEKEDVTPWILRFGLLQAYPGDEEKPDPGYYPEVGDEEQMSWSSASLALLDEPSWESETLKFVYDSFDRVEDTTVECEHIPMRILMLGNRSNELANIRSISACINSKCIRERDNKKYFDNAVTNMRVSFTDGQQTRAMREVDDDGSSWLEENWDEFEIDGPGGEIIEEIGWIKSYGGCPQHLHLRTNRNRTVLFAADTLVGENDSNTRIKLSGGTADNRMKVIKAEEGDVIVGIVMGFGYRESGWLNESDREEFGTRPWTYETFQKRSKFKLFSYFSFVGALTMAKDACFASGGC; from the exons ATGGGCGACTGGGATACCTTTTGTTCCATCTGTGGCGCTGCAACCGCCGAGGTTCACGTCGGACCCAAAGGTCAACCTGAAGACGACGGCGATGTGTATATCGAGAACAAGTATGATGAGGATATTATCGGAAACGAGGATATGGAGTGGTTCCAGAAAGCCAGTCTCCTCGGCTTCAACCCTAACTCTCGGGGAGCCACCAA ATACTACGTGACCGGTGCTGGAAGATACGCGTGCTCCGGCGACTTTGATATAAGGTCAGATGATGGGTCCGAGGCAGATTCTGCCACTGAAGACTTTGATTTTGCCGACCTCCGAACCTGGGGCGAATGCGACGACATCAAGCGTGTGTTTCCCTTCCACAGGCAATGCTACAAGCTTCTCGCCCGTGTCCTCACCGGGTCAAAGAACACACGCGAGATCAATAGGGCAGTCCTCTTCAAAGTCTTTGGCGACTCAGTGTCGGAAGAGCGCAGATGTTACATCAACCTGGACTACGGCGATGCCGAGGAGGGCCACGACCAGTCGTGGCAGGCCGTGCCAGGCTACGAGTACACGGTCATCAACCCGGGACGGAGAGAGTCCCTAGTTGGCGACATCTTCGAGGTTATCAGGCACGACAAGTTTGCAGAGACACCCTCGAGTTTGCATCTGGGACACAGAGTAAGATGTGATCCCTTTCAGCAAATACCCGAGTCGCTTCTCCGTGACATATTGGACCATCTCGACAACGAATCTGTGCTCAACTTGTGCCGAGCATCCTGGGGAATATTTGATTTGACCAGATATAACCGGGGCTTTTGGGAAAGCCGTATCCGCAACTATATGCCCTACTTTGAGGAGCTGGGTGACACTATTTCCACAAGGCGCGAGTCTCTTGGAAGCCAAGACCTCAGAAAGATCCTGCTGTGGGCAGAGGAGGCTTCGAAACCCAGGGTTGGGATTTCAGGCTTTCTGATGGCTGTGGCAAACCGTCGGAGAATCTGGGGGGTGTGCGAACAGATTGCACGCCGGTATCATGCGGAATGTCCTGATCTCGACTCGGAGACGAGCTGCGAGATGGAGTCAATTGCCGTGGGCAACAAGATGCATTTTGTCGGGTTCAACGACAAGGCAGTCTTTGATACAATGCGGTCGTACTGGATTCGGTCCTGGGATGAATACGATGCAGACCGGCCTTGGACGCTCAAGACATTTTGGAACTCTGACTGGGATATGACCGGGATATCCGTGAGCTttggagatgaagaaccTAGGATGTTTGGAAAACGAGGCACGGAAGAGGGTGCCTGGGAAACCTCGAAAGAGGTGGCGCCGGAAACATGGCTCCGTGGCTTCGTCTTTCATCTTCGCCCGGCCAATTCCCTCTTGAAATGGGAGGATGCGTCGTGGAACAATATCAGTGTCAAGGGAATCACG ATTTACTTTTACGGCGCTTTCCCAGTTACCTATGGTGATACTGGTGATTCTTTGATGCAACGGCCGCTATTCGCCGCCGAGGATATGGTCATTGTGGGCGTCGAAGGCCAACTCGCC AAACAGGAAAAAGAAGACGTTACTCCCTGGATCTTGCGGTTCGGCCTCCTGCAGGCGTACCCCGGCGATGAGGAAAAGCCAGACCCGGGCTACTATCCTGAAGTCGGTGACGAAGAGCAGATGAGCTGGAGCAGTGCGTCTCTagccctcctcgacgagccTAGCTGGGAGTCGGAGACTTTAAAGTTCGTATATGACAGCTTTGATAGGGTTGAGGACACCACCGTCGAGTGTGAACACATACCGATGAGGATCCTGATGCTGGGGAACCGTTCAAACGAGCTTGCAAATATTCGGAGCATTTCTGCTTGTATCAACAGCAAGTGTATTCGTGAGCGTGACAACAAAAAGTATTTCGACAACGCAGTCACCAACATGCGGGTCTCGTTCACGGATGGCCAGCAGACTCGCGCCATGAGGGAGGTTGATGACGATGGGTCCTCGTGGCTAGAGGAGAACTGGGATGAGTTTGAGATTGACGGACCGGGAGGTGAGATTATCGAAGAGATCGGCTGGATCAAGTCGTATGGCGGATGCCCCCAACACCTCCAT CTTCGAACGAACCGAAACCGTACCGTGTTGTTTGCCGCAGACACTCTTGTCGGCGAGAACGACTCCAACACCAGAATCAAGCTGTCCGGGGGGACTGCGGACAATCGCATGAAAGTTATCAAGGCGGAAGAAGGGGACGTGATTGTTGGCATCGTCATGGGCTTTGGATATCGAGAGTCGGGTTGGTTGAATGAATCAGACAGGGAAGAGTTTGGTACGAGGCCTTGGACGTATGAAACTTTTCAGAAGAGGTCTAAGTTTAAGCTGTTTAGTTACTTTAGTTTTGTGGGAGCTTTGACGATGGCTAAGGATGCTTGCTTCGCATCTGGGGGCTGTTGA